One genomic region from Yarrowia lipolytica chromosome 1C, complete sequence encodes:
- a CDS encoding uncharacterized protein (Compare to YALI0C19217g, similar to Saccharomyces cerevisiae DCC1 (YCL016C); ancestral locus Anc_1.405, similar to uniprot|P25559 Saccharomyces cerevisiae YCL016c/DCC1 part of an alternative RFC complex) has product MKLNFYEEYDKRHIYRLIELPEQIIGELREEEEEYKKTKELQHYSLTLRGKDRLVLCNKNTTWNVKQRSQSNTLHLVETRDDGLASICITQPILECTLSESPQLDTSDLPCYDGDSIMGDPRIAKHDLDSLRNRSSMSGVQFDQVWAQIGGVEVDGVACVLADSLIKETIDDILTSLASQKQQLNLVSASDVVSDTSPAVVTAVLKMFATTPIEPYNLDLAHIISWIGKNALGEPVQIEQFMIMWKNSIPMIFDEDMVSLDLIKGSYALCETMIHKLSESDLPRDPKERFARLFQIKDKWELDEITPFIEPIKMNKSTKTENFVLKYAKKRKIGGKVMVCRE; this is encoded by the coding sequence atgAAGCTCAATTTTTACGAAGAGTACGACAAGCGACACATTTATCGGCTGATCGAGCTGCCCGAGCAGATTATCGGCGAGCTAcgggaggaagaggaggagtacaaAAAAACCAAGGAACTGCAACATTACTCACTGACTCTGAGAGGCAAGGATCGGCTCGTTCTGTGCAACAAAAACACGACGTGGAACGTCAAGCAACGGAGCCAAAGCAACACCCTTCATCTGGTGGAGACACGTGACGATGGTCTCGCCAGCATTTGCATCACCCAGCCCATTTTGGAGTGCACTTTGAGTGAATCGCCTCAGTTGGACACCTCTGATCTGCCCTGTTACGACGGAGACAGTATCATGGGAGACCCGCGCATCGCCAAGCACGATCTGGACTCGTTAAGGAACCGCAGCAGCATGTCTGGAGTGCAATTCGACCAGGTTTGGGCGCAAattggaggagtggaagtCGATGGAGTGGCATGTGTGCTGGCTGATAGTCTGATCAAGGAGACAATAGACGATATTCTGACCTCGCTAGCATcacagaagcagcagcttaACCTGGTGAGTGCATCTGACGTGGTGTCTGAtacttctccagcagtaGTTACGGCAGTGTTGAAGATGTTTGCTACAACGCCCATTGAGCCCTACAATCTCGATCTCGCGCACATCATCAGCTGGATTGGCAAAAACGCCCTTGGCGAGCCGGTGCAGATCGAACAGTTTATGATCATGTGGAAAAACTCGATTCCCATGATCTTTGACGAGGATATGGTCTCCCTGGACCTCATCAAAGGCTCCTATGCTCTTTGTGAGACTATGATTCACAAGCTCAGCGAAAGTGATTTGCCGCGTGACCCCAAGGAGCGGTTTGCTCGACTGTTCcagatcaaggacaagtGGGAACTGGACGAAATCACACCGTTCATTGAACCCATCAAGATGAACAAGAGCACCAAGACGGAGAACTTTGTGCTCAAGTACGCTAAGAAGAGAAAGATCGGCGGCAAGGTGATGGTTTGTCGAGAGTGA
- a CDS encoding uncharacterized protein (Compare to YALI0C19107g, some similarities with uniprot|Q6CD23 Yarrowia lipolytica YALI0C04389g), which produces MKFSIIVILACIYLVQAASLFERYVGNKVNYKYSAKVDLFDMSKECNGARIKSINVKPNKYTQCHHLTRINSAFIAPSYDCTVTVWKDRKCRGTPDYNATVNHDDKVCAAHIPEGNSMVISCDDNSNPAVAQYRAEHGKKKKGKKEKKN; this is translated from the coding sequence ATGAAGTTCAGCATCATTGTCATCCTCGCTTGCATCTACCTCGTCCAGGCTGCCTCCCTCTTTGAGCGATACGTTGGCAACAAggtcaactacaagtactccgCCAAGGTGGACCTGTTTGACATGTCCAAGGAGTGCAACGGTGCCCGAATCAAGTCCATCAACGTCAAGCccaacaagtacacccAGTGCCACCACCTGACCCGAATCAACTCCGCCTTCATTGCTCCCTCTTACGACTGCACCGTCACCGTGTGGAAGGACCGAAAGTGCCGAGGCACCCCCGACTACAACGCCACCGTGAACCACGACGATAAGGTCTGTGCTGCTCACATCCCCGAGGGTAACTCCATGGTTATCTCTTGTGACGACAACTCCAACCCCGCTGTTGCCCAGTACCGAGCTGAGCacggcaagaagaagaagggcaagaaggagaagaagaactaG
- a CDS encoding uncharacterized protein (Compare to YALI0C19195g, similar to Saccharomyces cerevisiae PET8 (YNL003C); ancestral locus Anc_1.404, similar to uniprot|P38921 Saccharomyces cerevisiae YNL003c PET8 member of the mitochondrial carrier (MCF)), producing MYLKRKDISGGIAGTCTDLCFFPIDTLKTRLQAKGGFFVNGGWHGVYRGVGSAIVASAPGASLFFLTYEYTKTHLTPHVRALILNDDVAQGVTHMIGASLGEVAACMVRVPSEVIKQRAQTGHYKSSMEALKSILNNSSGEGVLRGLYRGYATTIVREIPFTMIQFPLYEFLKKKWARATERDVVTSKEAAVCGSFSGGVAAALTTPLDVIKTRLMLHKQRQTFFQTYRQIVQTEGYSALLKGIGPRTMWISAGGAIFLGVYETAKKSLTGVLDKPKLD from the exons ATGTACCTGAAGAGGAAAGACATT TCCGGAGGAATTGCGGGAACTTGCACAGATCTGTGTTTCTTCCCCATTGACACGCTCAAGACCCGTCTGCAGGCCAAGGGTGGCTTTTTTGTCAACGGAGGATGGCATGGAGTGTACCGAGGAGTCGGATCGGCTATCGTGGCCTCGGCACCAGGAgcttctctcttcttcctgaCCTACGAGTACACCAAGACGCATCTTACTCCCCATGTGCGTGCTCTCATTCTCAACGATGACGTGGCACAAGGTGTCACTCACATGATTGGAGCTTCTCTTGGAGAAGTTGCTGCCTGTATGGTTCGAGTGCCCTCAGAGGTGATCAAGCAGAGAGCCCAGACTGGTCACTACAAGTCGTCCATGGAGGCCCTCAAGTCGATCCTCAATAACTCTAGCGGCGAGGGAGTGCTGCGAGGTCTGTACCGAGGCTACGCTACCACCATTGTGCGAGAAATCCCCTTCACCATGATCCAGTTTCCTCTGTACGAgtttctcaagaagaagtgggCTCGGGCCACCGAAAGAGATGTGGTCACttccaaggaggctgccgTATGTGGATCTTTCTCTGGaggtgttgctgctgctctgaCCACTCCTCTGGATGTGATCAAAACCCGTCTGATGCTCCACAAGCAGAGACAGACCTTTTTCCAGACGTACCGGCAGATAGTCCAGACCGAGGGATACAGTGCTCTGCTCAAAGGCATTGGTCCTCGAACCATGTGGATCTCTGCCGGAGGAGCCATTTTCCTTGGAGTCTACGagaccgccaagaagaGTCTGACTGGTGTGCTCGATAAGCCCAAGTTGGACTAG
- a CDS encoding uncharacterized protein (Compare to YALI0C19129g, similar to Saccharomyces cerevisiae SMC4 (YLR086W); ancestral locus Anc_8.259, similar to uniprot|Q12267 Saccharomyces cerevisiae YLR086w SMC4 Stable Maintenance of Chromosomes P37.1.f4.2), protein MARLSSAPSKRYSASHRSSISRVEIEQQFSEEDSDDLAVATKKNLKRSSRPRAHKVVESEDESEGEEEEGEEEEGSDTANANNTNITHDSADVSIDHDEDEDEDEDEDEEEESEDELVASKTAKRVIEDEEEEQEDIDMEGDMSVDHEGDINIAMGDENVGGGDIEGEVAAMESSPVKRSPLATRTSISANNASPNTSNIVSNPSPSQKENVIVKKRDMTPDMDTNAATEDATTPNTPSRAPPSSMPVPSPMQANLTIDDGAPDGLPLPRASEEPDEVKQEEQLSHGIHARSLMQQRATSMQQHVIKTPDEPTQRLTISNLVLTNFKSYAGRQEVGPFHSSFSAVVGPNGSGKSNVIDSLLFVFGFRASKMRQGKLSALIHNSSNHPNLTFCSVEVHFQDVIDELDGTTSVVPDSTLVVARKAYSNNTSVYTINGRTSSFTEVTTLLKGRGIDLDHKRFLILQGEVESIAQMKAKAEGDHDDGLLEYLEDIIGTSQYKTPIDEAQVQIDSLNEVCLEKKGRMEIVEKELNGLSSERDEIVGYLRLQNELTHKQSLYFQIHAQKCQKVITMSEQVMAEIETQLAAEEERNAANRVEIKTLEDGVKSEESVLKGLKKAQSKLASILASHEKEKVQLEERKKHMEAKAKKLEKTIASAELSLSSSESWIEEYDNENSGNIEQLKVYGEELAEAEALMVEIQRDLGDKTRPFSEKIDLLKQKLDPWKQKIVAKEGEVKSALNKVELEEERLSRAEKAVKDSEASIQGIKLEGRSLEKKVAHSEKEKEHVQNQIELGEQECEHAKGKLADMKQRLDDMRAQYNDAKESQSSLQSRGRVVGALMKLKDSGRLPGIHGRLGDLGTIDAEYDTAVSVACPKLDNIVVDTIQTGQACVEYLRKNNLGTGVFQLMDKIGNRRPKNFNTPEGVPRLIDLVKCDPQFIPVFYAAMGETLVAKDLDQANRIAYSGGRYRVVTLQGQLIARSGTMAGGGHVKRVGLMAITGSERSTAKALSADEMRALENEMENEEKRYGVANTTYHQMVASLRDLKERLPQVEVEISKVGLEIEALAQNYKSSDRQHKELLVELEGVQKSSVLAEARDHVATLEAEVEELKSQCSSIDEEIASLEEKIMETGGLKLRMQKSKVDGLVQKIEIVQGKMKTGNKDRSKAQHNVTKQQRVISESQKELQSFQEECAPFQSKFDALEQKVAECETESEEATKAMYEQEERVSALRNELQEKQAEISELRKAEVELKNSLLQHKTKVEEEGAKKAQWVKRLQGLAIHNIGEMCGQPDEPEETSTPLVEYSEDELQGYSVSELKEEIVGLENSVEGIDIDFAILEEYARRARDYETRRSALNEAVEEREQSSKRLEDLKSKRLSEFMSGFNTISMKLKEMYQMITMGGNAELELVDSLDPFSEGILFSVMPPKKSWRNISNLSGGEKTLSSLALVFALHHYKPTPLYVMDEIDAALDFRNVSIVANYIKERTKNAQFIVISLRNNMFELAQRLVGIFKVNNMTKSVTIKNVEAVEAAAAAAAAAKIPPMTPGPGGRGVPMTPGLHRTPGTLHRTPGHLRAPPPKFGAGMGVSSTPRVPQTPRVPHKATQAGFVEG, encoded by the exons ATGGCCCGACTCAGCAGTGCGCCTTCCAAGCGGTACTCGGCCTCGCACCGCAGCTCGATCTCGCGCgtggagattgagcagcagttttCAGAGGAGGATTCGGATGATTTGGCGGTggccaccaagaagaacttgAAACGGTCTTCTCGACCCAGAGCACACAAGGTGGTTGAGAGTGAAGACGAGAGTGaaggggaggaggaggagggagaggaagaggaaggaAGTGATACCGCAAACGccaacaacacaaacatTACCCATGATTCTGCAGATGTATCTATTGATcatgatgaggatgaggatgaggatgaggatgaggatgaggaggaagagtcAGAAGACGAATTGGTGGCTTCCAAAACCGCCAAGCGAGTTattgaagacgaggaggaagagcaggaggacattgacaTGGAGGGCGATATGAGCGTGGATCATGAGGGTGACATTAACATTGCTATGGGTGATGAGAATGTGGGTGGGGGTGATATTGAAGGTGAAGTGGCAGCCATGGAGTCGTCACCCGTGAAGAGAAGCCCTCTTGCAACCCGTACATCCATCTCGGCCAACAATGCCTCTCCTAACACCTCCAACATTGTGTCCAATCCCAGCCCCAGTCAAAAGGAAAACGTCATTGTAAAGAAACGTGACATGACACCTGATATGGACACCAACGCCGCTACAGAAGATGCCACCACGCCAAACACGCCCTCCAGAGCTCCTCCCTCGTCCATGCCTGTTCCTTCCCCCATGCAGGCCAATCTGACTATTGATGATGGAGCCCCCGATGGCCTGCCTCTCCCCAGGGCATCCGAAGAGCCCGACGAGGTCAaacaggaggagcagctgaGCCACGGCATCCATGCGCGGTCGCTCATGCAGCAGCGCGCCACGTCCATGCAGCAGCATGTGATCAAGACACCCGACGAGCCCACTCAGCGGCTGACCATTAGCAACTTGGTCCTTACAAACTTCAAATCCTATGCCGGACGACAGGAAGTTGGTCCTTTCCACAGT tcATTCTCCGCCGTAGTTGGCCCCAACGGTTCCGGCAAGTCCAACGTGATCGACTCGCTTCTCTTCGTGTTCGGTTTCCGAGCTTCCAAAATGCGACAAGGCAAATTGTCCGCTCTCATTCACAACTCTTCCAACCACCCCAATCTCACGTTTTGTTCCGTCGAAGTCCACTTTCAGGACGTGAtcgacgagctggacgGTACCACCTCTGTGGTACCAGACTCGACGTTGGTTGTGGCGCGAAAGGCCTACAGCAACAACACGTCTGTGTACACAATCAATGGTCGAACGTCATCCTTCACTGAGGTGACCACACTATTAAAGGGCCGAGGAATCGATCTGGACCACAAACGGTTCCTCATTCTGCAGGGAGAAGTCGAAAGTATTGCCCAGATGAAGGCGAAGGCTGAGGGCGACCACGACGACGGCTTACTGGAGTACCTGGAGGACATTATTGGTACGTCGCAATACAAGACGCCAATCGACGAGGCACAAGTTCAGATCGACTCGCTCAATGAGGTGTGTTTGGAAAAGAAGGGTCGTATGGAAattgtggagaaggaactGAACGGTCTGTCATCCGAACGTGACGAGATTGTCGGCTACTTGCGTCTCCAGAACGAGCTGACTCACAAGCAGTCTCTGTACTTCCAGATTCATGCTCAAAAGTGCCAGAAGGTGATCACTATGAGCGAGCAGGTTATGGCTGAGATTGAGACGCAGTTGGcggcagaggaggagagaaaTGCCGCTAACAGAGTCGAAATCAAGACTCTAGAGGACGGCGTCAAGTCCGAGGAATCTGTGCTTAAGGGTCTGAAGAAGGCCCAGTCCAAGCTGGCCTCTATTCTGGCCTCTCACgagaaagaaaaagtgCAACTGGAGGAGCGCAAGAAGCACATGGAGGCTAAGGCGAAGAAGTTAGAGAAGACAATTGCTTCAGCTGAGTTGTCGCTATCCTCTTCTGAGTCCTGGATCGAGGAGTACGACAACGAGAACTCCGGCAacattgagcagctcaaggtATACGGCGAAGAACttgccgaggccgaggctctCATGGTTGAGATTCAACGGGATCTGGGAGACAAAACACGCCCTTTCTCCGAGAAGATTGACCTGCTCAAGCAAAAACTCGATCCCTGGAAGCAGAAGATTGTTGCCAAAGAGGGAGAGGTCAAGTCTGCGCTCAACAAGGtcgagctcgaggaggagcgacTTTCCCGGGCTGAGAAAGCTGTCAAGGACTCCGAGGCGTCTATTCAGGGCATCAAGCTGGAGGGAAggagtctggagaagaaggtggcTCActcggagaaggagaaggagcacGTTCAGAACCAGATTGAGCTAGGAGAGCAGGAATGCGAGCACGCCAAGGGAAAGCTAGCAGACATGAAGCAGCGCCTGGACGACATGCGTGCTCAGTACAACGACGCCAAGGAGTCGCAATCATCTTTGCAGTCTCGTGGACGGGTTGTAGGTGCTCTGAtgaagctcaaggactcTGGACGACTCCCTGGCATTCATGGCCGGCTTGGAGATCTCGGTACGATTGATGCAGAGTATGATACTGCCGTATCTGTGGCGTGTCCCAAGCTCGACAACATTGTGGTTGACACGATTCAGACAGGTCAAGCCTGCGTGGAGTATCTGCGAAAGAACAATCTAGGTACAGGTGTGTTTCAGCTAATGGACAAAATTGGCAATCGACGTCCCAAGAACTTTAACACTCCAGAAGGTGTTCCTCGGCTAATCGATCTAGTGAAATGCGACCCCCAGTTCATTCCAGTCTTTTATGCAGCCATGGGTGAGACTCTGGTTGCGAAAGATCTGGACCAGGCAAACAGAATTGCCTATTCGGGTGGCCGGTACCGAGTCGTGACTCTGCAGGGCCAGCTTATCGCGCGAAGTGGAACCATGGCTGGCGGAGGACATGTCAAGCGGGTTGGTCTGATGGCAATCACCGGTTCAGAGCGATCTACCGCCAAGGCTCTTTCGGCAGATGAAATGcgagctctggagaacgagatggagaacgaggagaagcggTATGGCGTGGCCAATACCACCTATCACCAGATGGTAGCTTCTTTGCGGGACTTGAAGGAGCGGCTTCCTCAGGTCGAGGTCGAGATTTCCAAGGTGGGTCTTGAGATTGAAGCACTCGCTCAAAACTACAAGTCTTCCGACCGACAACATAAGGAGCTGCttgtggagttggagggtGTGCAGAAGAGTTCTGTACTTGCAGAGGCACGTGATCATGTTGCCACTCTTGAGGCAGAGGTTGAGGAACTTAAGTCACAGTGTTCTTCAATTGACGAGGAAATTGCATctctcgaggagaagattaTGGAGACTGGTGGTCTCAAGCTGCGAATGCAAAAGTCCAAGGTCGACGGACTGGTTCAGAAGATTGAGATTGTGCAGGGCAAGATGAAGACCGGTAACAAGGACCGGTCCAAGGCCCAGCACAATGTTACTAAGCAACAGCGGGTCATTTCCGAGTCgcagaaggagctgcagTCATTCCAGGAGGAGTGCGCTCCTTTCCAGTCCAAATTTGATGCTCTGGAGCAAAAGGTGGCTGAGTGTGAGACCGAGTCCGaggaggccaccaaggccatgtacgagcaggaggagcggGTATCTGCGCTACGAAATGAGCTCCAGGAAAAACAGGCAGAGATTTCGGAGCTGCGAAAGGCAGAAGTCGAGCTAAAAAACTCGCTGCTGCAACACAAGACcaaggttgaggaggagggagcCAAGAAGGCACAGTGGGTCAAGCGACTGCAAGGCTTGGCTATTCACAACATTGGCGAAATGTGTGGCCAGCCAGATGAGCCAGAAGAGACGTCCACGCCTCTCGTGGAGTACTCTGAGGACGAGCTCCAGGGTTACAGTGTctccgagctcaaggaagAGATTGTCGGTTTGGAAAACTCGGTCGAGGGCATCGACATCGACTTTGCCATTCTTGAGGAATATGCTCGACGGGCACGCGACTACGAGACTCGTCGTTCTGCGCTCAAtgaggctgtggaggagcgAGAGCAGTCGTCCAAGCGACTGGAGGATCTCAAGTCCAAACGACTGTCTGAGTTCATGTCTGGTTtcaacaccatctccatgaAGCTGAAGGAGATGTACCAGATGATCACCATGGGCGGCAAtgccgagctggagctTGTGGACTCTCTGGATCCTTTCTCCGAGGGTATTCTCTTCTCGGTCATGCCTCCCAAGAAGTCGTGGCGTAACATCTCTAACCTTTCCGGCGGAGAAAAGACGCTGTCTTCTCTGGCTCTCGTCTTTGCACTCCATCATTACAAGCCTACGCCTCTGTACGTgatggacgagattgaTGCTGCTCTGGACTTCCGAAACGTGTCCATCGTGGCCAACTACATCAAGGAGCGTACCAAGAACGCCCAGTTCATTGTCATTTCGCTGCGAAACAACATGTTCGAGCTAGCTCAGCGGTTGGTTGGTATCTTCAAGGTCAACAACATGACCAAGAGTGTCACCATCAAGAACGTGGAGGCCgtggaggctgctgccgcagcggcagcagcagcgaagATCCCTCCCATGACACCAGGTCCCGGAGGACGTGGAGTTCCAATGACTCCGGGGCTGCACAGGACGCCAGGAACTCTACACAGAACTCCCGGGCACCTGAGAGCTCCACCCCCGAAGTTTGGAGCTGGAATGGGTGTTTCTTCGACGCCTCGAGTTCCCCAGACTCCCCGAGTGCCTCACAAGGCTACTCAGGCGGGATTCGTTGAGGGATAG
- a CDS encoding uncharacterized protein (Compare to YALI0C19151g, weakly similar to uniprot|P39113 Saccharomyces cerevisiae YMR280c CAT8 transcription factor involved in gluconeogenesis P2.187.f2.1): MPDGAQAWKIIKTPGSHTDRIAQACDRCRSKKIKCDGKRPHCSHCVSVGFECKTSDKLTRRAFPRGYTEALEDRIRQLEAENNKLLGILDLKDEQMEMINRVSSVMDRKSSTSSASPTPTPTDTKSTTNNTKTITNSKATSQNTATTSPASPTADSSDDDCEPYTVRQAKVISSDGSFRGASAGGAFLKVLSDRFRPKNPKVVPLIQQLFTNLSRSSDYDRYTDATAPTKRIAFVEAQSTLSFLNQLYLPPMVITDRLVSTYFSEWHAMFPVLDHCQFLADYRLFNELMAASSMDKTPATFRRHEQNYAAKMSVDIKYFATTLLLVCSLAAHFIAPQIADVVSIPELERNWRSLLEMPHVILPLASTTASTRLLAAYNLALTYSLHVNAIDDIWKYRSLVSATCHRMGLNRCQDGLRYENGTALTPYDQEIRQRLFWVTYIQDTFVASFMGTNQSFILEEVKCGLPSVDDEGLQHLRDSDSSDSEESKNTPHCFRALISFSQVLSEVISALYTLSKTSQSYKVIIELENKLQKWHRELPSDLKFEFANGMPVPTCGGVHQKSPLLYLMYNYAKILIHLPALCGESRNNTTQNAASIAVIQSAKSYVQVSNYLRVRNVLPTLCLNPSGVSAQLMLVILYGSVDYSKGGSLLQEVRQMVPQCIEGLNSDMKLQIPGSINLDSYDLLEEISTIILAFPARKKSTNEVKRRGSRVVDSTTEKITAPLPNPVSAAPLPIPVKEEVLFKDEGLFSDIHVKIENSPPEPHDSLEHFLGTNAMVTPAHTASAPSSTNGEDDFKGATTFSQANSACGQLEQTQESWDVIDDSFKTLMMPSMSTGGAAHCNMRSLSVGNHSMALDYTHNNQHQGHNHHGQNHNQHHHNSIPADLFAPPPLHPQQLTATGFTDIDRVRPVTGDNFDWGVNGILDWDWK, translated from the exons ATGCCTGACGGAGCTCAAGCTTG GAAAATCATCAAAACCCCCGGAAGCCACACGGACAGAATCGCACAAGCATGCGACCGGTGCCGGTCCAAGAAAATCAAATGCGACGGAAAACGACCCCATTGCTCACACTGTGTCAGTGTAGGGTTCGAGTGCAAAACCTCGGACAAGCTGACCCGAAGAGCCTTCCCCAGAGGCTACACAGAGGCCCTGGAGGACCGGATTCGACAActggaggccgagaacaACAAGCTGCTCGGCATTCTcgatctcaaggacgaACAAATGGAAATGATCAACCGCGTCTCCAGTGTAATGGACAGAAAGAGCTCGACTTCTAGTGCTTCCCCCACACCCACCCCTACAGACACCAAGAGCACAACTAACAATaccaagaccatcaccaactcgAAAGCCACAAGCCAAAACACAGCCACGACATCACCAGCATCCCCAACCGCGGACAGCTCAGACGACGATTGCGAGCCCTACACTGTGCGACAAGCCAAGGTCATTTCTTCCGACGGCTCTTTTCGAGGAGCGTCAGCTGGCGGCGCCTTTCTCAAGGTGCTTTCGGACCGTTTCCGACCCAAGAACCCCAAGGTCGTGCCTCTTATTCAGCAGCTTTTCACCAACCTGTCCCGCTCGTCCGACTACGACAGATACACTGACGCCACCGCTCCCACTAAGCGCATTGCGTTTGTCGAGGCCCAGTCCACGCTGTCGTTCCTCAACCAGCTCTACCTCCCTCCAATGGTCATCACCGACAGGCTTGTGAGCACCTACTTCTCCGAGTGGCACGCTATGTTCCCGGTGTTGGACCACTGCCAGTTTCTGGCTGACTACCGGCTCTTCAACGAGCTCATGGCCGCTTCTTCTATGGACAAGACCCCCGCTACATTCCGACGACACGAACAGAATTATGCCGCCAAGATGTCTGTTGACATCAAGTACTTTGCCACCACTCTCTTGCTGGTATGTTCTTTGGCTGCCCACTTCATTGCCCCCCAGATTGCTGACGTGGTTTCTATCCCCGAGCTGGAGCGAAACTGGAGATCGCTGTTAGAGATGCCCCATGTAATCCTCCCCCTCGCTTCCACCACAGCTTCCACTCGGTTGTTGGCAGCCTACAACCTCGCTCTGACCTATTCGCTGCATGTCAACGCCATCGATGACATCTGGAAGTACCGATCGTTGGTGTCTGCCACATGCCATCGGATGGGTCTCAACCGATGCCAGGATGGTCTGCGGTATGAGAACGGCACTGCCCTGACTCCCTACGACCAGGAGATTCGACAGCGGCTGTTCTGGGTGACGTACATCCAGGACACCTTTGTGGCCTCCTTCATGGGCACCAACCAGAGCTTCatcttggaggaggtcaaaTGTGGACTCCCCTCTGTGGATGATGAGGGTCTCCAGCACCTGCGAGATAGCGATTCATCCGATTCGGAAGAGAGCAAGAACACACCCCATTGCTTCCGagccttgatctccttctcgcAGGTGCTTTCCGAGGTGATTTCGGCGCTCTACACCCTATCTAAGACGTCGCAGTCATACAAGGTGATTATCGAGCTTGAAAACAAGTTGCAAAAGTGGCACCGTGAGCTCCCCAGCGACCTCAAGTTTGAGTTTGCCAACGGAATGCCCGTGCCCACTTGCGGAGGTGTGCACCAAAAATCGCCTTTGTTGTATCTGATGTACAACTATGCCAAGATTCTGATCCATCTTCCTGCTCTGTGCGGGGAGTCACGCAACAACACGACCCAGAACGCAGCTTCTATTGCGGTCATCCAATCTGCTAAGAGCTACGTGCAAGTGAGCAACTACCTGAGGGTTCGAAATGTGCTGCCCACGCTGTGTCTGAACCCTTCTGGAGTGTCTGCCCAACTTATGCTCGTCATTCTGTATGGTTCGGTGGATTACTCCAAGGGCGGCAGTCTGTTACAGGAGGTGCGTCAGATGGTGCCCCAATGTATCGAGGGTCTCAACTCGGACATGAAGCTGCAGATTCCTGGCAGCATCAATCTCGACAGCTACGACCTATTGGAGGAGATTTCCACAATAATTCTGGCCTTCCCTGCGAGAAAGAAGTCCACGAATGAGGTTAAGCGGCGCGGAAGTCGAGTGGTTGACTCTACCACTGAGAAAATCACTGCTCCTCTTCCAAACCCtgtctctgctgctcctctgCCTATCCcggtcaaggaggaggttctCTTCAAGGATGAAGGACTTTTCAGTGATATCCACGTCAAGATAGAGAACtcgcctccagagcctcaCGATTCGCTGGAGCACTTCCTTGGCACGAATGCCATGGTCACTCCTGCTCACACGGcctctgctccttcttctacCAACGGCGAGGACGACTTCAAGGGTGCCACCACCTTTAGTCAGGCCAATTCTGCGTGCGGACAGCTTGAGCAAACTCAGGAGTCGTGGGATGTCATTGACGACTCGTTCAAGACCCTGATGATGCCAAGTATGTCtactggaggagctgctcacTGCAACATGCGTTCTCTGAGTGTTGGCAATCATAGCATGGCTCTGGATTACACTCACAACAATCAGCACCAGGGGCATAACCACCACGGCCAGAACCACAATcagcaccaccacaacagtATTCCCGCGGACCTGtttgctcctcctcctctgcaCCCTCAACAGTTGACTGCTACTGGGTTCACGGACATTGACAGGGTGCGGCCAGTTACTGGAGACAATTTTGACTGGGGAGTGAACGGTATTTTGGACTGGGATTGGAAGTAA